The Benincasa hispida cultivar B227 chromosome 9, ASM972705v1, whole genome shotgun sequence genome has a segment encoding these proteins:
- the LOC120084801 gene encoding uncharacterized mitochondrial protein AtMg00810-like, with product MAKFEMRDLGLLSYYLGIEVEQQKGRILLKQPTYAKRILSQFEMTDCNATKYPMEPKAQFHKDMEEAPIDATEYRSIVGCLRYLLNTRPDLSYAVGMASRYMERPTAMHHKVVKQILSDLAGDLDGRKSTSGMAFYLNESLVSWNSQKKKTVALSSCDAEFMAATTAACQALWLRSLVSELTGMEPRSKGKIVIEFVNTGEQRADALTKALTEVKLAAMSQLLGVRDLESCQD from the exons ATggcaaaatttgaaatgagaGATTTGGGTCTTCTCTCTTACTACTTAGGGATTGAAGTGGAACAACAGAAGGGTCGAATCTTGCTCAAACAACCAACTTATGCCAAAAGAATCTTGTCCCAGTTCGAAATGACTGACTGCAATGCCACGAAGTACCCGATGGAACCCAAGGCACAATTTCACAAAGACATGGAAGAAGCACCAATTGATGCTACGGAGTACAGAAGCATTGTTGGTTGTCTTAGATACTTGCTGAACACAAGACCGGATCTCTCATATGCTGTTGGGATGGCGAGTAGGTATATGGAAAGGCCTACAGCCATGCATCACAAGGTGGTCAAGCAAATACTTAG TGATTTAGCCGGTGATCTCGACGGGAGGAAAAGCACAAGTGGAATGGCGTTCTACTTAAATGAAAGCTTGGTTTCATGGAATTCGCAAAAGAAAAAGACGGTGGCACTCTCATCTTGCGATGCCGAGTTCATGGCAGCCACTACCGCGGCTTGCCAAGCGTTGTGGTTAAGAAGCCTTGTTAGCGAGTTAACCGGAATGGAGCCAAGATCG AAGGGGAAAATTGTCATTGAATTTGTCAACACCGGGGAACAACGAGCCGATGCACTGACCAAAGCATTGACAGAAGTGAAGTTAGCTGCCATGTCTCAACTACTTGGTGTGCGTGATTTAGAATCATGTCAGGATTAG
- the LOC120086811 gene encoding uncharacterized protein LOC120086811 — protein MENLLKKKYDKKPPISSKVGNRKAAKAATTPPGTMWRWSTVNGQDTLDDAWKAITEGGHTAPFSRRLDKSEEETAGSSPPKVTKWERVRRKASLTEEELNRRVEAFIEKFKEEMRLQREESVKKFEMVY, from the exons ATGGAgaatttgttgaagaagaagTACGATAAGAAACCGCCGATTTCTTCAAAGGTCGGTAATCGAAAAGCTGCAAAAGCTGCTACTACTCCTCCAG GGACGATGTGGAGATGGTCCACGGTGAACGGACAGGACACGTTGGACGACGCGTGGAAGGCGATAACGGAGGGCGGGCATACGGCGCCGTTCTCGAGACGATTAGATAAATCCGAAGAAGAAACCGCGGGTAGTAGCCCTCCGAAAGTGACGAAATGGGAAAGAGTGAGAAGAAAGGCGTCGCTGACGGAGGAGGAATTAAACCGGCGAGTGGAGGCGTTTATAGAGAAGTTCAAGGAAGAAATGAGGCTGCAGAGGGAGGAATCAGTGAAGAAATTTGAGATGGTATATTGA